From one Paractinoplanes brasiliensis genomic stretch:
- a CDS encoding helix-turn-helix transcriptional regulator, with amino-acid sequence MWTRHRRCASSRICCTNSPGCRGPRSPSNARSSTLVITALARSARVSLDAAAAPVPAYGETGLTSRESEVLGYVVTGRTNAEIAAELVLSEKTISVHISNMLRKTGAANRIELARWARSR; translated from the coding sequence ATGTGGACCCGGCACCGGCGCTGCGCGAGCTCGAGGATCTGCTGCACGAATTCCCCCGGGTGCCGGGGTCCGCGGAGTCCTTCGAACGCGAGGTCGTCGACACTCGTGATCACCGCGCTTGCCCGAAGTGCCAGGGTCTCGCTCGATGCGGCTGCCGCGCCTGTTCCCGCGTACGGGGAAACGGGGTTGACCTCACGGGAGAGCGAAGTGCTGGGCTATGTCGTGACCGGGCGGACAAATGCGGAGATCGCCGCCGAACTGGTGCTGAGCGAGAAGACGATCAGCGTGCACATCTCCAACATGCTGCGCAAGACCGGCGCGGCCAACCGGATCGAACTGGCCCGGTGGGCCCGCTCGCGGTGA